In the Glycine max cultivar Williams 82 chromosome 6, Glycine_max_v4.0, whole genome shotgun sequence genome, aaaaaaaatcacatataagTCTAGCTAAACTATTAGTTCCCCATTTTcatataacaattattttttgtgcAGTTCAAAAATAACTGCAGAGTCCTGCTGTTATATATGGTTCAATACTCCAGATGTTGGagtcatattttcttttattattttatatatattaattattttttgtggccAGGATTTCATGTAATCACAATAATGACTTGTGACTGCAGAGAATCCACATCCCCCTATCCATTATCTTCATTTGCCTCTCTTATTACAAACACCTTTATCATGAATAGCTGAATACTCCTGAAAAAGTTAGCATTCAAATTGAATCCTGAAATTTCCCTATAGTCTTCCAGAATAGCAGATAGAAATCATGTACACTTTCCAACTTAACCACATGTGACAATGGAATAAAAGGAAGAAGGAGTAAagacaatattttatttcacaatTATATGAAAGAGCATTCACAGTTGCACAAAAATACAGCATTAATAATGGTTCATCCAGGaaattatgcaaaaaattattagtCTTAAATTTAAGCAATTCATTCTCTTCATTTGTCTCACTCTTATTATTAAGCGCACCTTTTATCATGAATACTCTCCTAAAAAGTTTAACATTCAAATTGAATACTaaaaatttccttttttatacaCAATAGAATAGTAAGAATACTGAAATTTCCCTAGCCACAATAGTCTTTCAGAATATTTACAATAACAAGATATAAGATTGatcaataaaaactaataattaataattaactttgttgataaaaaagaaaagatttagaAAATTCCAACTTAAAACTAGTGAcattggaagaagaagaaactaaGGGCAATGGTTTATTTATTACTCAACTAGTAAATCAAAATGTAAAAGCTTAACTAATTCAAGCTTTCTTCTGCTTGATTGGTGGCATAAACATAGACCTGAAAATCAAAGCAGCTGAGGAAGCCCCAATGAAGGGACAAATCCAATAGACATAAAACTGCTCCCAAGTGTTGTGCTTGTTGTTGACAAAGGCCCATCCAAAGGCATTGGCAGGGTTCATGGAAGGCCCAGTGAATCCACCACCAAGAATAGCCAAAACAGCAGTTGTCACAGAGAGCAAATACACCTTCACAAAAGGGTTCCTAGGACCCTTAAACATGACAAAGAAGATAGCCATGTTGTGAGTGAAAGTCAAAACACCTTCAGCAACAGCACCAGAATGCAAGTCAACCTTCAAGAAAGGTCCTTTCAGCATGTCATTATACTTGGATG is a window encoding:
- the SIP1-6 gene encoding aquaporin SIP1-1, encoding MGLIKAAIGDGVLTSMWVFIISTLRIVTTEVALFLGLQPLSLAGLIISTILNSFYVLTISFIGRILGGANFNPSTSLSFYTAGLRPDSSLSSMAVRFPVQAYGGAVGVKTLLLVMPSKYNDMLKGPFLKVDLHSGAVAEGVLTFTHNMAIFFVMFKGPRNPFVKVYLLSVTTAVLAILGGGFTGPSMNPANAFGWAFVNNKHNTWEQFYVYWICPFIGASSAALIFRSMFMPPIKQKKA